The sequence TGGAGTGGATGCGGTCCTTGGGGACGACGAGGTGGATGCCCTTGGAGGCCCGGACGTGGAACTGGCCGCGCTCGCCGATGAGCCCCTGGGTGTCGTCGGTCCACACGCCGGTGGCGTTGACCACCTGCTTGGCCCGGACCTCGTACTCCGTGCCGCTCTCGACGTCCCGGACGAGCGCGCCGACGACCCGCTCGCCCTCGCGGAGGAAGCCGACGACCCGGGCCTGGTTGGCCACGTGGGCGCCGTAGGACGCGGCGGTGCGCACCAGCTCGGTGACGAACCGGGCGTCGTCCATCTGGGCGTCGTAGTACTGGAGGGCCCCGACCAGGGCGTCCTTCCTCAGCGCCGGAGCGACCCGCAGGGCGTGCTTGCGGGAGAGGTGGCGGTGGACGGGGAGGCCGCGCCCGTGGCCGGAGGAGACCGACATCGCGTCGTACAGGGCGACGCCGGAGCCGGCGTAGAGCCGCTCCCACCCCTTGTGCTGCAAGGGGTAGAGGAAGGGCACGGGCTTGACCAGATGCGGGGCGAGCCGCTCCAGGAGCAGCCCGCGCTCCTTGAGGGCCTCCCGGACCAGGGCGAAGTCGAGCATCTCCAGATAGCGCAGGCCGCCGTGGATGAGCTTGCTCGACCTGCTCGATGTGCCGGACGCCCAGTCGCGCGCCTCGACCAGTCCGGTGGTCAGGCCTCTGGTGGCGGCGTCCAGCGCCGTGCCCGCGCCGACCACGCCCGCCCCCACGACCAGCACGTCCAGCTCGCGCTCGGCCATGGCGGCGAGCGCGAGGGTGCGCTCGGCGGGTCCCAGTGTCGCTGTCCTCACTTGCTGCCTCCCGGTGGATCGGGGTGGTCGGACACGGGAGTGCCACCCGGCCGAGGGGCCGGCCGCCCGTGTCCACCTCTCGATTCTGTCCGCGCTCCCCGAGTTCAGCCACCGCCTGTGGACAACACCCCGGTGACCTGAGCGGCACAATGCGACATATAGGTCATATTTACGCCTAGTCTGACATTGCGCTGTCCACAGCAGTTGCGATCTTCGCTCTCCGCACTTAGGGGGTCTTCCTGTATGCCCGCGGACCTCGCTGTCATCGGACTCGGTCACCTCGGCCTGCCGCTCGCCCGAGCCGCCGTGGCCGCCGGAATCGCCACCGTCGGGTACGACCCCGATCCCCGCCCGCACGCGGAGCTGAGAGCGGGCCGGAGCCCCGTCGAGGGCGCACTCACCGCCTCCGAGGTCCGCCGCATGCTCGCGGGCGGCTTCCGCCCCACCACCGACGCCGCCGAGCTGGGCCGGGTCCGTACCGCGGTGATCTGCTCCCCCACCCCGCTCGGCCCCGACCGCACCGTCGACCTCACCGCACTCGGCGACGCCGCCCGCGCCCTGGCCTCCCGGCTGCGCCCGCACACCACCGTGCTGCTGGAGTCCGCCGTACCGCCGGGCACCACCGAGACCTTCCTGCGCCCCCTGCTCGAAGAGGGCTCCGGCCTGACCGCAGGACGCGACTTCCACCTCGCCTGCTCCCCCAACCGGCTCGACCCCGGCAGCCGCACCCGCACCCTGGCCGCCACCCCCAAGGTCATCGGCGGCCTCACCCCCGCCTGCACCGAGTCGGCCGCCGCCTTCTACGGACGGCTCACCGACAAGGTCGTACGGGCCCGGGGCCTGCGCGAGGCGGAGATGACGAAGGTCCTGGAGACCAACTTCCGGCACGTCAACATCGCGCTGGTCAACGAGATGGCGGTGCTCTGCCACGACCTCGGCGTGGACTTCTGGGACGTCATCCGGTGCGCCGAGACCAAGCCGTTCGGCTTCCAGCCCTTCCGCCCGGGGCCCGGCGTCGGCGGCCACGGCGTCCCGGTCGACCCGGGCTGCGCGCCCCACGGCGGCCCCACCGCAGGACACCCGCTGCGGATGGTCGCCCTCGCGCAGGAGATCAACGACCGGATGCCCCGGTACGTCATCCAGCGCTGCGCCACCCTCCTGAACGAGCACGGCAAGTCCGTCCGGGGCGCACGCGTCCTGCTGCTCGGCGTCACCTACAAACCGGACACCGCGGACCAGGAGGCCGCGCCCGCACGGGAGATCGCCACCCGGCTGATGGACATGGGGGCGCAGATCGGCTATCACGACCCGCACGTCCTGGACTGGCGGGTGGGCGAACTCCCCGTCCCGCGCGCCGACTCGCTGTACGAGGCGGCGGCCGCGGCCGATCTGACCGTACTGCTCCAGCAGCACCGCACCTACGACCTCCAGGGCCTGGCGGTCAAGGCCCAGCTGCTTCTGGACACCCGGGGCGCCACTCCGGCGGGGGCCGCCCACCGGCTCTAGACCTGTCGTCACCGTGCCGTCTGCCGCGCGACGGCAGGCCCTGTCCGCCCCCGCAAGGTGACGGACCGTCGAAAGATGGCCAGTGACTGAATCTCGATGGTGCTGCTACTCTGCGGCGTCACAGAGCGCACACATGTACGTATGCAGCGCGACAGTTCGCAGCCGTCCCAGGGGGAGCCCCACCGTGAGTCAGCCCGTGCAGCCTCCGAACCAGCCCCAGCAGCCCTTCGGCGGACAGCCCGTCGACGGCAACCCCTACGCCGGCCACTCAGGCCAGCAGCCCCCCGCCCCGAGCGGCACCCCGTACGGCCAGCAGCCCCCGGCACCGGCCGGCACCCCGTACGGCCAGCAGCCCCCGGCACCGGCCGGCACCCCGTACGGCCAGCAGCCCCCGGCACCGGCCGGCACCCCGTACGGCCAGCAGCCCCCGGCACCCTCCGGCGCGCCCTTCGGGGACCAGCAGCCCGGCCAGGGCGCCCCGTTCGGCACGCCCGCCGAAGGCGCCCCGTTCGGCGGCGCGCCCTTCGCCCCGGCTCCCCCCGCCCGCAACACCATGCTGCTCGGTGTGGCGGTCGCGCTCGGCGCGGCGCTCGTCGCGGGCATCCTCTACGGCGTGATCGCGGGCTCCATCGAACGGGAGGTCGGCTACGCGGCGGTCGGCGTCGGCTTCCTGGTCGGCTTCGCGGCGAGCAAGGTCGGCGGCTCCGGCCCGGCGGTCGTCGCCGCCTCCGCCGTCTTCTCCATCGGCGCCGTCTACCTCGGTCAGCTCGTCGGCATCTCGATGATCCTCGCCGATAGGGCGCAGGTTCCGTTCTTCGAGGTCGTGGGCGATCACTTCGACACGGTGACGAGGACCTGGTCGCAGGAGGCCGACTTCATGACGTACCTCTTCCTGGGACTCAGCGCGATCGCCGCCGTCGGTGGTGCGAAGAAGGCCGGATGACACCGCACGGCAGCATGCCGCAGGGCCCGGACCGTGGAACGGTCCGGGCCCTGCGTGTACGGAGCGGCGACGCGGAGGTCAGCGGCGGTGCTGCGAGTCCGCGACGGTCACCTCGACGCGCTGGAACTCCTTGAGGTCGCTGTAGCCGGTGGTGGCCATCGCGCGGCGCAGGGCGCCGAAGATGTTCATCGAGCCGTCCGGGGTGTGCGAGGGCCCGGTGAGGACCTCCTCCGTCGTCCCGACGGAACCGAGGTCGACCAGCTTGCCGCGCGGCACGTCCTCGTGGACGGCCTCCATGCCCCAGTGACGGCCCCGGCCCGGCGCGTCGGTGGCGCGGGCCAGCGGGGAGCCCATCATCACGGCGTCCGCACCGCAGGCGATGGCCTTCGGCAGGTCGCCGGACCAGCCGACACCGCCGTCCGCGATGACGTGCACGTACCGGCCGCCGGACTCGTCCATGTAGTCGCGGCGGGCGCCGGCGACGTCCGCGACGGCGGTGGCCATCGGGACCTGGATGCCGAAGACGTTGCGCGTGGTGTGCGCGGCGCCACCGCCGAAGCCGACGAGGACACCGGCGGCGCCGGTGCGCATCAGGTGCAGGGCGGCGGTGTACGTGGCGCAGCCGCCGACGATGACCGGGACGTCCAGCTCGTAGATGAACTGCTTGAGGTTCAGCGGCTCGGCGGCGCCGGAGACGTGCTCGGCGGAGACCGTCGTCCCGCGGATGACGAAGATGTCGACGCCCGCGTCGACGACCGCCTTGGAGAACTGGGCGGTGCGCTGCGGGGAGAGCGCGGCGGCGGTGACGACGCCGGAGTCGCGCACCTCCTTGATGCGCTGCCCGATCAGCTCCTCCTGGATCGGCGCGGAGTAGATCTCCTGGAGCCGGCGGGTCGCGGACTCGGCGGGCATCTCCGCGATCTCGTCCAGCAGCGGCTGGGGGTCGGCGTGCCGGGTCCACAGCCCTTCCAGGTTGAGCACGCCCAGGCCGCCCATCTCGCCGATGCGGATGGCGGTCTGCGGGGAGACCACGGAGTCCATGGGAGCGGCCAGGAACGGCAGCTCGAAGCGGTAGGCGTCGATCTGCCAGGCGATCGAGACCTCCTTCGGGTCCCGGGTGCGGCGGCTCGGAACGACAGCGATGTCGTCGAATGCGTAAGCCCGGCGGCCGCGCTTGCCGCGCCCGATCTCGATCTCAGTCACGATGTGTGGCCTTTCCCTCTACGTCTGCGCTGACCAGTATCCCCGACGCAGCCGTGAGGGGCGGTACCGGGAACTCCGGTCCGCCCCTCACCTGCGGTGACGCGCTACTTCCTGCTGTAGTTCGGTGCTTCCACCGTCATCTGGATGTCGTGCGGGTGGCTCTCCTTGAGGCCCGCCGAGGTGATCCGGACGAACCGGCCCTTGCTCTCCATCTGGTCGACGGTCGCGGCGCCGACGTAGCCCATGGTCTGGCGGAGGCCGCCGACGAGCTGGTGCAGGACGTTGGCCAGCGGGCCGCGGTAGGGCACCTGGCCCTCGATGCCCTCGGGGACGAGCTTGTCGTCCGAGGAGACCTCGGCCTGGAAGTAGCGGTCCTTGGAGTAGGACCGGCCCTGGCCGCGCGACTGCATGGCGCCCAGCGAACCCATGCCGCGGTAGGACTTGAACTGCTTGCCGTTGATGAACATCAGCTCGCCCGGGGACTCCTCGCAGCCGGCGAGGAGGCTGCCCAGCATCACGCTGTCCGCGCCCGCGGCGAGCGCCTTGCCGATGTCGCCGCTGTACTGGAGGCCGCCGTCGCCGATCACCGGGACGCCCGCGGCACGGGCGGCGAGTGCGGCTTCGTAGATCGCGGTGACCTGCGGGACGCCGATGCCGGCGACCACGCGGGTGGTGCAGATCGATCCGGGCCCGACGCCGACCTTCACACCGTCGACCCCCGCGTCGATCAGGGCCTGGGCCCCGTCGCGGGTGGCGACGTTGCCGCCGATCACGTCGACGCCGACGCTCGACTTGATCTTCGCCATCCAGGCGAGGGCGTTGCTGTTGTGGCCGTGCGAGGTGTCGACGATGAGGAAGTCGACCCCGGCGGAGGCGAGGGCCTGCGCGCGCTCCAGGGCCTCGGGGCTGGCGCCGACGGCCGCACCGACGAGCAGGCGGCCCTCGGCGTCCTTGGCGGCGTTCGGGTACTGCTCGGCCTTCTTGAAGTCCTTGACCGTGATGAGGCCCTTGAGGAGGCCCGCATCGTCGACCAGCGGCAGCTTCTCGATCTTGTGGCGGCGCAGCAGCTCCATCGCCTCGACGCCGGAGATGCCGACCTTGCCGGTGACGAGCGGCATCGGCGTCATGACCTCGCGCACCTGGCGCGTACGGTCCGACTCGAAGGCCATGTCGCGGTTGGTGACGATGCCGAGGAGCTTGCCCGCGGCATCGGTGACCGGCACACCGCTGATGCGGAACTTCGCGCAGAGCGCGTCCGCCTCGGCGAGGGTGGCGTCCGGGTGCACGGTGATCGGGTCGGTGACCATGCCGGACTCGGACCGCTTCACCAGGTCGACCTGGTTCACCTGGTCCTCGACGGAGAGGTTGCGGTGCAGCACGCCGACGCCGCCCTGACGGGCCATGGCGATCGCCATGCGCGCCTCGGTCACCTTGTCCATGGCGGCCGACAGCAGGGGGATGTTCACCCGTACGTTGCGCGAGATGAGGGTCGAGGTGTCGACCGCGTTGGGCAGGACCTCGGACGCGCCGGGCAACAGCAGCACGTCGTCGTAGGTCAACCCGAGCGTCGCGAATTTCTCGGGCACTCCGTCGACGTTTGCAGTCATGACACCTTCCCCAAATGGCCTTGATCGGTGCGGATGTCCATGCTAACGGCCCCGGAAGGTGTCTCATTCCACGATCAAGATCACTTGGGAGTTCTGGAGCATCGCACGAAGCGGTCGGGCGGCGGTCCCCGCAGCGCTGCCGGGGGTCCGGCCGGACAGGCCGGGGTGCCCGGTGGGGTGCATCGCACAGCGCCGTGCGAGGCGCCCCGGCCCCTCCCTGCCCGGGGCCGCCTACTGCTCGGCCAGCGCCCGGAGCCTGCTGAGCGCGCGGTGCTGGGCGACCCGGACCGCACCCGGCGACATCCCGAGCATCCGTCCGGTCTCCTCGGCTGTCAGCCCCACCGCGACCCGCAGGACCAGCAGCTCACGCTGGCTCTCCGGGAGATTGGCGAGGAGCTTCTTCGCCCAGGCGGCGTCGCTGCTGAGCAGGGCGCGCTCCTCCGGGCCGAGGGAGTCGTCGGGCCGTTCCGGCATCTCGTCGGAGGGGACGGCGGTCGACCCCGGGTGGCGCATCGCGGCGCGCTGGAGGTCGGCGACCTTGTGCCCGGCGATCGCGAAGACGAAGGCCTCGAAGGGCCTGCCGGTGTCCTTGTAGCGCGGCAGCGCCATCAGCACCGCGACGCAGACCTCCTGCGCGAGGTCCTCCACGAAGTGGCGAGCATCACCGGGGAGGCGGTTGAGCCGGGAGCGGCAGTAGCGCAGGGCGAGAGGGTGGACGTGGGCCAGCAGATCGTGGGTGGCCTGCGCGTCTCCGTCGACGGCGCGGTGCACGAGGGCACCGATCACCGTGGTCTCGTCATCGCGCATCGGACCATGGTGCCCTGATGCCAGTCGGTCCGCTGCACTGCGCCCGGAGTTGTGCACCGAAGCGTTATGAGCGGGTGCGCCGGATGTCATCTCCTGCGCCCTCCCCTTCCGCTCGACCGAATCGTTCCTGAGGAACTCCACGACTCAAGGATGCGTCATCGGCCGGGAAGCGTCACATGGCACCGCTGGGCGGGCGCCCGGATGCAGGATGTGGAGCCGGTGGCCCGCTCCGTGCCCCCGTCCGCGGACCTGCGGACGGGGCGCGGCCCGGGCCGCGTCCTCAGCGGACCAGGCCCCAGCGGAATCCGAGGGCCACCGCGTGGGCGCGGTCCGAGGCCCCGAGCTTCTTGAACAGGCGGCGGGCGTGGGTCTTGACCGTGTCCTCGGAGAGGAAGAGCTCGCGGCCGATCTCGGCGTTCGAGCGGCCGTGGCTCATGCCTTCGAGCACCTGGATCTCCCGCGCGGTGAGCGTCGGGGCCGCGCCCATCTCGGCGGACCGCAGCCGGCGCGGGGCGAGCCGCCACGTCGGGTCGGCCAGCGCCTGGGTGACGGTGGCCCGCAGCTCGGCACGCGAGGCGTCCTTGTGG is a genomic window of Streptomyces sp. YPW6 containing:
- a CDS encoding nucleotide sugar dehydrogenase; its protein translation is MPADLAVIGLGHLGLPLARAAVAAGIATVGYDPDPRPHAELRAGRSPVEGALTASEVRRMLAGGFRPTTDAAELGRVRTAVICSPTPLGPDRTVDLTALGDAARALASRLRPHTTVLLESAVPPGTTETFLRPLLEEGSGLTAGRDFHLACSPNRLDPGSRTRTLAATPKVIGGLTPACTESAAAFYGRLTDKVVRARGLREAEMTKVLETNFRHVNIALVNEMAVLCHDLGVDFWDVIRCAETKPFGFQPFRPGPGVGGHGVPVDPGCAPHGGPTAGHPLRMVALAQEINDRMPRYVIQRCATLLNEHGKSVRGARVLLLGVTYKPDTADQEAAPAREIATRLMDMGAQIGYHDPHVLDWRVGELPVPRADSLYEAAAAADLTVLLQQHRTYDLQGLAVKAQLLLDTRGATPAGAAHRL
- a CDS encoding GuaB3 family IMP dehydrogenase-related protein — protein: MTEIEIGRGKRGRRAYAFDDIAVVPSRRTRDPKEVSIAWQIDAYRFELPFLAAPMDSVVSPQTAIRIGEMGGLGVLNLEGLWTRHADPQPLLDEIAEMPAESATRRLQEIYSAPIQEELIGQRIKEVRDSGVVTAAALSPQRTAQFSKAVVDAGVDIFVIRGTTVSAEHVSGAAEPLNLKQFIYELDVPVIVGGCATYTAALHLMRTGAAGVLVGFGGGAAHTTRNVFGIQVPMATAVADVAGARRDYMDESGGRYVHVIADGGVGWSGDLPKAIACGADAVMMGSPLARATDAPGRGRHWGMEAVHEDVPRGKLVDLGSVGTTEEVLTGPSHTPDGSMNIFGALRRAMATTGYSDLKEFQRVEVTVADSQHRR
- the guaB gene encoding IMP dehydrogenase, giving the protein MTANVDGVPEKFATLGLTYDDVLLLPGASEVLPNAVDTSTLISRNVRVNIPLLSAAMDKVTEARMAIAMARQGGVGVLHRNLSVEDQVNQVDLVKRSESGMVTDPITVHPDATLAEADALCAKFRISGVPVTDAAGKLLGIVTNRDMAFESDRTRQVREVMTPMPLVTGKVGISGVEAMELLRRHKIEKLPLVDDAGLLKGLITVKDFKKAEQYPNAAKDAEGRLLVGAAVGASPEALERAQALASAGVDFLIVDTSHGHNSNALAWMAKIKSSVGVDVIGGNVATRDGAQALIDAGVDGVKVGVGPGSICTTRVVAGIGVPQVTAIYEAALAARAAGVPVIGDGGLQYSGDIGKALAAGADSVMLGSLLAGCEESPGELMFINGKQFKSYRGMGSLGAMQSRGQGRSYSKDRYFQAEVSSDDKLVPEGIEGQVPYRGPLANVLHQLVGGLRQTMGYVGAATVDQMESKGRFVRITSAGLKESHPHDIQMTVEAPNYSRK
- a CDS encoding sigma-70 family RNA polymerase sigma factor, which codes for MRDDETTVIGALVHRAVDGDAQATHDLLAHVHPLALRYCRSRLNRLPGDARHFVEDLAQEVCVAVLMALPRYKDTGRPFEAFVFAIAGHKVADLQRAAMRHPGSTAVPSDEMPERPDDSLGPEERALLSSDAAWAKKLLANLPESQRELLVLRVAVGLTAEETGRMLGMSPGAVRVAQHRALSRLRALAEQ
- a CDS encoding response regulator transcription factor, which gives rise to MTSVLVCDDSPLAREALRRAVATVPGVERVTTAANGEEVLRRWGADRSDLILMDVRMPGLGGVETVRRLLSADPGARIIMLTVAEDLDGVALAVAAGARGYLHKDASRAELRATVTQALADPTWRLAPRRLRSAEMGAAPTLTAREIQVLEGMSHGRSNAEIGRELFLSEDTVKTHARRLFKKLGASDRAHAVALGFRWGLVR